The following coding sequences are from one Formosa haliotis window:
- the murQ gene encoding N-acetylmuramic acid 6-phosphate etherase, with translation MDFIKTTEADSKYNNLENMTISDLLININNEDKTVPFAIEKALPQIESLIEQTVLKLKAGGRIFYIGAGTSGRLGVVDASECPPTFGVSSGLVVGLIAGGDKAIRDAVEFAEDSKTQGWEDLLQHNISTKDVVIGIAASGTTPYVIAALQACNEHQIITGCITCNHNSPLSQTAQFPIEVIVGPEFVTGSSRMKAGTAQKLVLNMISTATMIQLGKIKGNKMVDMQLSNDKLVDRGIKMIMTELNITYAEAEILLKEHKSVRNVLKHTNHGN, from the coding sequence ATGGATTTTATTAAAACAACCGAAGCCGATTCTAAATACAATAATTTAGAAAACATGACTATCTCCGACTTATTAATTAATATTAATAATGAAGACAAAACCGTGCCTTTTGCCATTGAAAAAGCATTGCCACAAATAGAATCTTTAATCGAACAAACCGTTCTAAAACTTAAAGCAGGTGGTCGCATTTTCTATATCGGAGCAGGTACTAGCGGTCGATTAGGTGTTGTAGATGCTTCAGAATGTCCTCCAACTTTTGGAGTATCTTCTGGATTAGTTGTTGGGTTAATTGCTGGTGGAGATAAAGCCATTAGAGATGCTGTAGAATTTGCCGAAGATTCTAAAACTCAAGGTTGGGAAGATTTACTTCAACATAACATATCTACAAAAGATGTGGTTATTGGCATTGCTGCTTCTGGAACCACACCATACGTAATAGCTGCATTACAAGCTTGTAATGAACACCAAATTATTACGGGATGCATTACATGTAACCATAACAGTCCTTTATCGCAAACAGCTCAATTTCCTATTGAAGTTATTGTTGGTCCAGAGTTCGTAACGGGGAGTTCCAGAATGAAAGCAGGAACGGCTCAAAAGTTGGTTTTAAACATGATTTCTACTGCTACAATGATTCAGTTAGGAAAAATTAAAGGCAATAAAATGGTCGACATGCAACTTAGTAACGATAAGTTAGTGGATCGAGGAATTAAAATGATTATGACCGAACTTAACATCACTTACGCTGAGGCTGAAATCTTACTTAAAGAACACAAAAGTGTTAGAAATGTTTTAAAACATACCAATCATGGAAACTAA
- a CDS encoding NADP-dependent isocitrate dehydrogenase translates to MAYSSKIIYTKTDEAPALATYSFLPIVQAFLSPSGINVETRDISLAARIISNFSDFLTEDQQLPDALTELGELAKKPEANIIKLPNISASVPQLKAAISELQSQGYKLPNYPDEPKTDAEKEIKGRYDKIKGSAVNPVLREGNSDRRAPKAVKNYAKKNPHSMGAWSADSKTHVATMSAGDFAHNEKSVTLDKATTVSIQFEDENGNTSALKENINLLQGEIIDATVMSKKALLNFLEAQIKDAKDKDVLLSLHMKATMMKVSDPIIFGHAVRVFFKNVFAKHAETLEKIGVDVNNGFGNLISTIEELPEDKRQEILADIDEAFKNGPALAMVDSDKGITNLHVPSDIIIDASMPAMIRTSGQMWNADGKQEDTKAVIPDSSYASIYQATIDFCKKHGAFDPTTMGTVPNVGLMAQKAEEYGSHDKTFEIASNGTVRVIDADGKILTEHNVEAGDIWRMCQVKDAPIQDWVKLAVSRARATDTPTVFWLDKNRAHDAELIKKVEAYLPTHDTTGLDIKILSPEEATHFTLARIKDGKDTISVTGNVLRDYLTDLFPILELGTSAKMLSIVPLMNGGGLFETGAGGSAPKHVQQFLEENHLRWDSLGEFLALAVSLEHMSETTKNDKALVLADTLDEATGKLLENGKSPSRKVNELDNRGSHFYLALYWAEALANQTKDAALKTVFTDVAKSLAENESKIVNELNTIQGNPVNIQGYYLPNVNVTSEAMRPSTTLNSILESISKAIA, encoded by the coding sequence ATGGCATACAGTTCAAAAATCATTTACACTAAAACAGATGAAGCTCCGGCTTTAGCAACTTACTCTTTCTTACCTATTGTTCAAGCTTTTTTAAGCCCTTCAGGCATTAATGTTGAAACTAGAGATATCTCTTTAGCAGCTCGAATAATTTCAAACTTTTCAGATTTTTTAACCGAAGATCAACAATTACCAGACGCTTTAACAGAACTTGGTGAATTAGCAAAAAAACCAGAAGCTAATATTATAAAATTACCAAATATTAGTGCTTCAGTTCCTCAGCTTAAAGCTGCAATTTCAGAATTACAAAGTCAAGGATATAAATTACCAAATTATCCAGATGAACCTAAAACTGATGCTGAAAAAGAAATTAAAGGAAGGTACGATAAAATTAAAGGAAGTGCTGTAAATCCTGTTTTACGTGAAGGAAATTCTGACCGTAGAGCCCCAAAAGCCGTAAAAAATTACGCAAAAAAGAATCCACATTCTATGGGTGCTTGGAGTGCCGACTCTAAAACGCATGTGGCAACTATGAGTGCTGGTGATTTTGCACATAATGAAAAATCTGTAACTCTAGATAAAGCGACAACTGTAAGCATACAGTTTGAAGATGAAAACGGAAACACTTCAGCTTTAAAAGAAAATATAAACTTATTACAAGGCGAAATTATCGATGCTACTGTAATGAGCAAAAAGGCATTATTGAACTTTTTAGAAGCTCAAATTAAAGATGCTAAAGATAAAGATGTGTTACTTTCTTTACACATGAAAGCAACCATGATGAAAGTGTCAGACCCAATTATCTTTGGTCATGCGGTTCGTGTATTCTTTAAAAATGTTTTCGCTAAACACGCCGAAACTTTAGAAAAAATAGGTGTAGATGTTAATAATGGATTCGGAAACTTAATAAGTACTATTGAAGAATTACCAGAAGACAAACGTCAAGAAATTCTTGCAGATATAGACGAGGCTTTCAAAAATGGTCCTGCATTAGCTATGGTCGATTCGGACAAAGGCATCACAAACTTACACGTGCCTAGCGATATTATTATCGATGCTTCTATGCCAGCCATGATACGTACTTCTGGTCAAATGTGGAATGCAGACGGTAAACAAGAAGACACTAAAGCCGTAATTCCAGATAGTAGTTATGCAAGTATTTACCAAGCCACTATAGATTTCTGTAAAAAACATGGTGCTTTCGATCCTACTACAATGGGAACAGTTCCTAATGTGGGGCTTATGGCTCAAAAAGCCGAAGAATACGGATCTCACGATAAAACATTCGAAATAGCATCAAACGGAACAGTTCGTGTAATTGATGCTGATGGCAAAATCTTAACAGAACACAATGTTGAAGCTGGAGATATTTGGAGAATGTGCCAAGTTAAAGATGCACCAATCCAAGACTGGGTAAAATTAGCTGTTAGTAGAGCTCGTGCTACAGATACACCAACGGTATTCTGGTTAGATAAAAACAGAGCTCATGATGCCGAATTAATTAAAAAGGTTGAAGCTTATTTACCAACACACGACACGACTGGTTTAGATATTAAAATTCTTTCTCCAGAAGAAGCAACACATTTCACCTTAGCACGTATTAAAGATGGAAAAGACACGATTTCTGTTACAGGAAATGTTTTACGTGATTACTTAACAGACCTCTTCCCTATTTTAGAATTAGGAACAAGTGCCAAAATGTTATCTATTGTTCCATTAATGAATGGTGGTGGATTATTTGAAACGGGTGCTGGAGGATCGGCTCCGAAACACGTACAACAATTCTTAGAAGAAAATCATTTACGTTGGGATTCTTTAGGTGAATTTTTAGCTCTTGCCGTGTCTTTAGAACACATGTCTGAAACGACTAAAAACGACAAAGCTTTAGTTCTAGCAGACACTTTAGATGAAGCTACTGGTAAATTATTAGAAAACGGAAAATCACCATCTCGTAAAGTAAACGAATTAGATAACCGTGGAAGCCACTTCTATCTAGCGTTATACTGGGCAGAAGCTTTAGCTAATCAAACCAAGGATGCAGCGCTAAAAACTGTATTTACAGACGTCGCTAAATCTCTTGCTGAAAATGAATCTAAAATTGTAAACGAATTAAATACAATTCAAGGTAATCCAGTAAATATTCAAGGGTATTACTTACCAAACGTAAATGTTACCTCTGAAGCTATGCGTCCAAGTACGACCTTAAATTCAATTCTAGAAAGTATTTCTAAAGCTATTGCTTAA
- the rplS gene encoding 50S ribosomal protein L19, whose product MESLIKFVQDEFVTKKEFPEFGAGDTITVYYEIREGEKVRTQFFRGVVIQKRGTGSSETFTIRKMSGTVGVERIFPINMPALQKIEINKKGKVRRARIFYFRGLTGKKARIKERRR is encoded by the coding sequence ATGGAATCTTTAATAAAATTTGTACAAGACGAATTTGTAACAAAAAAAGAATTTCCTGAATTCGGCGCTGGAGACACAATTACAGTGTACTACGAAATTAGAGAAGGTGAAAAAGTACGTACTCAGTTTTTTAGAGGGGTAGTTATTCAAAAAAGAGGAACTGGTTCTTCTGAAACGTTTACAATTAGAAAAATGTCTGGAACTGTAGGTGTAGAGCGTATCTTCCCTATTAACATGCCAGCATTACAAAAAATTGAAATCAACAAAAAAGGTAAAGTGCGTAGAGCTCGTATCTTCTATTTTAGAGGTCTTACTGGTAAGAAAGCTAGAATTAAAGAGAGAAGACGCTAA
- the trmD gene encoding tRNA (guanosine(37)-N1)-methyltransferase TrmD translates to MRIDIITVLPELIKSPFEASILKRAIDANLVEVHFHNLRDYTTDNYKTIDDYQFGGGAGMVMLIEPIDKCISQLKSERDYDEVIYMTPDGETLKQGIANTLSLKENIIILCGHYKGVDQRVRDLFITKEISIGDYVLSGGELGAAVLCDAVIRLIPGVLGNETSALTDSFQDNLLAPPIYTRPREYKGLHVPEVLFSGNFPKIEKWREEQAYERTKTRRPDLLDD, encoded by the coding sequence ATGCGCATAGATATCATCACTGTTTTACCAGAATTAATTAAAAGTCCGTTTGAAGCATCCATCTTAAAACGTGCTATAGATGCCAATTTAGTAGAAGTACACTTTCATAACTTAAGAGATTATACGACCGATAATTATAAAACAATAGACGATTATCAGTTTGGTGGCGGCGCAGGTATGGTTATGCTTATAGAGCCTATAGATAAATGTATCTCTCAATTAAAATCGGAAAGAGATTATGATGAAGTGATCTATATGACACCAGATGGAGAAACACTAAAACAAGGTATTGCAAACACCTTATCGTTAAAAGAAAACATCATAATCTTATGTGGTCATTATAAAGGTGTAGACCAGCGCGTACGAGATTTATTTATCACCAAAGAAATATCTATAGGCGATTATGTCTTATCTGGTGGCGAATTAGGTGCAGCTGTATTATGCGATGCCGTAATACGATTAATTCCTGGGGTATTAGGAAACGAAACCTCTGCCCTAACCGATTCTTTTCAGGATAATTTATTGGCACCACCTATTTATACACGCCCCAGAGAATATAAAGGATTACATGTTCCCGAAGTATTATTCAGTGGTAATTTTCCGAAGATTGAAAAATGGCGGGAAGAACAAGCCTATGAGCGTACCAAAACGAGACGTCCAGATTTATTAGACGATTAA
- a CDS encoding tRNA (guanine-N1)-methyltransferase codes for MNVIKTLTTTLITCLITVSSFAQTQTSTESEDQLSLNDGTLDNQFEYIIQKSNNYQNYKVVKKAWLQTLKAHTLDSLKAIQKDLIETQENVDLQASEIATLKSNLSETQKTLDLTNEEKDSMQFFGMNLSKTTYNTFIWSIIGGLFVFLLFFIYKFKNSNTTTREAKRMLAEIEEEFDEHRKTALEREQKVRRQLQDELNKQKSNA; via the coding sequence ATGAATGTAATAAAAACGTTAACCACTACGCTAATAACTTGCTTAATAACAGTATCTTCATTTGCTCAAACGCAAACATCTACAGAATCTGAAGATCAATTATCTTTAAATGATGGTACATTAGACAATCAATTTGAATACATAATTCAAAAATCTAATAATTATCAAAATTATAAAGTTGTAAAAAAAGCTTGGTTACAAACATTAAAGGCTCACACCTTAGACTCTTTAAAAGCCATTCAAAAAGATTTAATAGAAACACAAGAAAATGTAGATTTACAAGCTAGTGAAATTGCTACTTTAAAATCTAATTTAAGCGAAACGCAAAAAACCTTAGATTTAACTAATGAAGAAAAAGATAGCATGCAATTTTTTGGCATGAATCTAAGTAAAACCACATACAACACTTTTATTTGGTCTATTATTGGAGGATTATTTGTGTTCTTATTATTCTTCATTTATAAATTTAAAAACAGTAATACCACCACAAGAGAAGCTAAACGTATGCTTGCAGAAATAGAAGAAGAATTCGACGAGCACCGTAAAACAGCTTTAGAACGTGAGCAAAAAGTACGCAGACAATTACAAGACGAATTAAACAAGCAAAAGTCTAACGCTTAA
- a CDS encoding glyceraldehyde-3-phosphate dehydrogenase, which yields MSFNETYEKELAFQADRRRATVKFIKIVSDLWYDKAIELVLFRNQLIDRNVSQILNLHEYAGEFVQKPISIFDSVEIAQAIRTLDLPPAKLDIGKLTYEFQLVDQKHANATAFVAEKLKSAKKNGSIKPKDVVLYGFGRIGRLVARELMTRTGAGNQLRLRAIVTRGKLDQTVLEKRASLLRNDSVHGDFSGTVVADIKNNALIINGTTVNIISANNPEDIDYTQYGINHALVIDNTGAFRDQEALSRHLLSKGVDKVLLTAPGKGVPNIVHGVNHLEYNPDVVDIFSAASCTTNAITPILKAVEDAYGVEHGHLETIHAYTNDQNLVDNYHSKYRRGRAAALNMVITETGAGSAVAKALPSLEGKLTSNAIRVPVPNGSLAILNLELQSETSVEAINALMKKSALEGPLVEQIKYELSDELVSSDIVGSSAPSIFDSKATIVSPNNKNAILYIWYDNEYGYSHQVVRLAKYIAKVRRYTYY from the coding sequence ATGAGTTTTAACGAAACTTATGAAAAGGAATTAGCTTTTCAAGCCGACAGACGACGAGCTACTGTAAAATTTATAAAAATAGTGAGCGACCTTTGGTACGACAAAGCCATCGAGTTGGTCCTGTTTAGAAATCAGCTTATCGACAGAAATGTGAGTCAAATTTTAAATCTACACGAATATGCTGGAGAATTTGTTCAGAAACCCATTTCCATATTCGATTCTGTAGAAATTGCCCAAGCCATTCGCACTTTAGATTTACCACCTGCTAAACTAGATATCGGGAAATTAACTTACGAGTTTCAACTCGTAGACCAAAAGCATGCAAATGCTACCGCCTTTGTGGCAGAGAAGCTTAAAAGTGCCAAGAAAAACGGAAGCATAAAACCTAAAGATGTGGTGCTATACGGATTTGGTAGAATTGGTAGATTAGTTGCTCGTGAATTAATGACTAGAACTGGAGCTGGAAACCAATTGCGCTTAAGAGCTATAGTAACTCGTGGAAAATTAGACCAAACGGTTTTAGAAAAACGAGCTTCATTATTACGAAACGATTCTGTACATGGCGATTTTTCGGGTACCGTAGTTGCCGATATCAAAAACAATGCTTTAATTATTAACGGTACGACAGTTAATATTATTTCTGCCAACAATCCAGAAGACATTGATTATACGCAATACGGAATTAACCATGCTTTGGTTATAGATAATACCGGAGCGTTTAGAGATCAAGAAGCATTAAGCAGACATTTGCTTTCTAAAGGAGTTGATAAAGTGTTGTTAACAGCACCTGGAAAAGGCGTACCCAATATTGTTCACGGTGTAAATCATCTAGAATACAACCCAGATGTTGTCGATATTTTTTCGGCAGCTTCATGTACAACAAATGCTATAACTCCAATTTTAAAAGCTGTAGAAGATGCTTATGGTGTGGAGCATGGGCATTTAGAAACCATTCACGCCTATACAAACGACCAAAATTTAGTCGATAATTATCATAGTAAATATCGTCGAGGACGTGCCGCAGCATTAAACATGGTAATTACAGAAACTGGGGCTGGAAGCGCAGTAGCCAAAGCCTTACCTAGTTTAGAAGGGAAGCTAACATCCAACGCTATTAGAGTTCCCGTTCCTAATGGATCTTTAGCTATATTGAATCTAGAATTACAGTCGGAAACCTCTGTTGAAGCAATAAATGCCCTCATGAAAAAAAGTGCTTTAGAAGGACCTTTAGTAGAGCAAATTAAATACGAATTAAGCGACGAGTTAGTGTCTAGCGATATAGTAGGAAGTTCGGCGCCTTCCATTTTTGATAGTAAAGCCACAATAGTTAGTCCGAATAACAAAAATGCAATTTTATATATTTGGTATGACAATGAGTACGGCTATAGCCATCAAGTAGTTAGGCTAGCAAAATACATTGCAAAAGTAAGACGCTACACGTATTATTAA
- a CDS encoding trypsin-like peptidase domain-containing protein yields the protein MKKILTLVFVSALGGMLTLGAYKMFLENDNALVITKTETTPSQFIPTSNNIIHTNAIANAPDFTLAAENTVHTVVHVKNTTLVTGRMTFEDLFYGRQSARPQVGTGSGVIISPDGYIITNNHVIDGSQQLTVTLNDNREFNAKIIGSDDKTDIALLKIDAGEDLPYTTFGDSDQAKLGEWVLAVGNPFNLTSTVTAGIISAKSRDLTGQSNQSFIQTDAAVNPGNSGGALVNAKGDLIGINTAISSQTGSYIGYSFAVPSNIARKVVEDIMEFGNVQNGILGVTGGALNSAFAEQLNITDTEGFYVDDVEEGSGAQVAGLKKGDIIKKIDQTRITKFADLRGHLNTKRPNDVVQVTFLRNGELKEIPVTLIKNQTFTMPLVGVVKNTDKKDLQKFKLSNGVKIIRLNEQYAEYWKRNGIVEGNIITAIDGQKINSIEDVQNIITNKSRNEPLQIELINSQGEKERYNFR from the coding sequence ATGAAAAAAATTTTAACTTTAGTATTTGTTTCAGCTTTAGGAGGCATGCTAACCCTAGGAGCTTATAAAATGTTTTTAGAAAATGATAATGCATTAGTAATAACAAAAACTGAAACCACCCCTTCTCAATTTATACCGACATCTAATAATATTATACACACCAATGCTATTGCCAACGCCCCGGATTTTACACTGGCGGCAGAAAACACAGTGCATACAGTAGTTCACGTAAAAAACACCACGTTAGTAACGGGACGAATGACGTTTGAAGACTTGTTTTATGGCAGACAATCTGCAAGACCACAGGTAGGAACAGGTTCTGGGGTTATTATTTCTCCAGACGGTTACATTATAACCAACAATCATGTTATAGATGGCTCGCAACAACTTACCGTAACCTTAAATGACAATAGAGAATTTAACGCTAAAATTATAGGAAGCGACGATAAAACCGATATTGCTTTATTAAAAATAGACGCTGGTGAAGATTTACCATATACCACTTTTGGAGATAGCGACCAAGCTAAACTTGGAGAATGGGTACTTGCCGTTGGAAACCCGTTTAATTTAACATCTACCGTTACTGCGGGAATTATTAGTGCAAAATCTAGAGATTTAACAGGACAAAGCAACCAGTCTTTCATTCAAACCGATGCTGCTGTTAACCCAGGAAACTCTGGAGGGGCTTTAGTAAACGCTAAAGGTGATTTAATAGGAATTAATACTGCGATATCTTCGCAAACAGGATCTTACATTGGGTATTCTTTTGCTGTACCTAGTAATATTGCCAGAAAAGTGGTTGAAGATATTATGGAATTTGGTAATGTACAAAACGGCATTTTAGGCGTTACCGGAGGCGCTTTAAATAGTGCTTTTGCAGAACAATTAAATATTACAGACACCGAAGGCTTTTATGTAGATGATGTTGAAGAAGGCTCTGGTGCGCAAGTAGCAGGTTTAAAAAAAGGAGATATCATTAAAAAAATAGATCAAACTAGAATTACAAAGTTTGCCGATTTAAGAGGACATTTAAACACAAAACGACCTAACGACGTTGTACAAGTAACCTTTTTAAGAAATGGCGAATTAAAAGAAATTCCTGTAACTTTAATTAAAAACCAAACCTTTACAATGCCTTTAGTAGGCGTGGTAAAAAACACCGATAAGAAAGATCTTCAGAAATTTAAATTATCGAATGGTGTTAAAATTATCCGATTAAACGAACAATATGCTGAGTATTGGAAACGTAATGGTATTGTAGAAGGTAATATTATTACAGCTATAGACGGACAAAAAATTAATTCTATAGAGGATGTTCAAAATATTATCACTAATAAATCTAGAAATGAACCTTTACAAATCGAATTAATTAATTCTCAAGGTGAAAAAGAGCGTTATAATTTTAGATAA
- the dapF gene encoding diaminopimelate epimerase, which translates to MTHTFYKYQGTGNDFVMIDNRENTFNKQDIALINRLCDRRFGIGADGLILLENHPEVDFRMVYYNADGNESTMCGNGGRCLSQFAKDLKVIDQKGSFEAIDGMHHVEFDGDLVRLQMQDVFTVENHESYVFLNTGSPHHVQFENNIETFDIKTLGRNIRNGAPYYKEGTNVNFVKKLSNNEFQVRTYERGVEDETLSCGTGVTAVAIAMHYLGETEAETVHLKVQGGALQVSFNLSDEGYTNVWLIGPAKQVFKGEIEW; encoded by the coding sequence ATGACACACACATTTTATAAATATCAAGGAACAGGGAATGATTTTGTAATGATTGATAATCGTGAAAATACATTCAATAAGCAAGATATAGCACTTATAAATCGCTTATGCGACAGACGGTTTGGGATTGGTGCCGATGGTTTAATTCTTTTAGAAAATCACCCAGAAGTCGATTTTAGAATGGTGTATTATAATGCCGATGGGAACGAAAGTACCATGTGTGGAAACGGTGGTAGATGCTTGTCTCAATTCGCAAAAGATTTAAAGGTAATAGACCAAAAAGGAAGTTTTGAAGCAATAGACGGGATGCATCATGTCGAGTTTGATGGTGATTTAGTGCGTTTACAAATGCAAGATGTGTTTACGGTAGAAAATCATGAGTCTTATGTGTTTTTAAATACAGGGTCTCCGCATCATGTACAGTTTGAAAATAATATTGAAACTTTCGATATTAAAACGCTAGGTCGTAATATTCGCAACGGTGCACCTTATTATAAAGAAGGTACGAATGTGAACTTTGTGAAGAAGCTATCTAATAACGAATTTCAAGTTAGAACTTACGAAAGAGGTGTGGAAGACGAAACCTTATCTTGTGGGACTGGTGTTACAGCCGTAGCCATCGCCATGCATTACCTTGGCGAAACCGAAGCCGAAACCGTGCATTTAAAAGTTCAAGGCGGCGCATTACAAGTTTCCTTTAATCTATCGGATGAAGGGTATACCAATGTTTGGTTAATAGGTCCGGCAAAGCAGGTGTTTAAAGGTGAAATAGAATGGTAA
- a CDS encoding GNAT family N-acetyltransferase: MVTLKGEHIFLRALEPEDLEFVFQVENDESIWELSNTQTPYSRFLIKQYLEQAHIDIYEAKQLRLVISDYKHETLGLIDVFDFDFRNRKAGIGILITNEASRAKGYGGEALSLLVNYCFTQLQLHQLYCNISEGNTASIQLFKKQGFQEIGLKKDWNLVNGKFKNEFLFQLINN, translated from the coding sequence ATGGTAACCTTAAAAGGAGAACATATTTTTTTACGTGCTTTAGAACCAGAAGACTTAGAGTTTGTTTTTCAGGTTGAGAATGACGAGTCTATTTGGGAGTTAAGTAACACGCAAACACCATACTCGAGATTTCTAATAAAACAATATTTAGAACAAGCGCATATTGATATTTATGAGGCCAAACAATTACGATTGGTAATTTCAGATTATAAACATGAAACCTTAGGATTGATAGACGTTTTCGATTTCGATTTTAGAAATAGAAAAGCAGGCATAGGTATTTTAATTACTAATGAGGCTAGTCGAGCCAAAGGTTATGGAGGCGAGGCGTTGTCATTATTAGTAAACTACTGTTTTACCCAGCTTCAGTTGCATCAATTATATTGTAATATTTCGGAAGGGAACACAGCGAGTATTCAATTATTTAAAAAACAAGGTTTCCAAGAGATCGGATTAAAAAAAGATTGGAATCTGGTTAATGGAAAATTTAAAAACGAATTCCTTTTTCAACTAATAAATAACTAA
- a CDS encoding peptidoglycan-binding protein LysM → MIKNIGSYLIVILAICSLAFYSFAPEKQVEFREYSTKGLALNYNMVNDSISHTHAEAYNTDIASSYSPSLGKTYVGFKEALGYKESRGNYFTVNSFGYLGKYQFGKETLKIIGIHNPVQFLKNPELQEKAFLANAERNKWILRRDIKNYVGKKINGVVITESGILAAAHLSGPGSVKKYLRSGGAVGFSDAYGTTISYYMKKFSGYDTSFIKPNKKAKVNKA, encoded by the coding sequence ATGATAAAAAATATTGGAAGTTATTTAATAGTAATTCTTGCAATATGTTCTTTGGCTTTTTATTCATTTGCACCTGAAAAACAGGTTGAATTTAGGGAATACTCAACAAAAGGCTTAGCCTTAAATTACAACATGGTTAATGATAGTATTAGCCATACACATGCGGAGGCATATAACACAGATATTGCAAGTTCGTATTCACCATCTCTAGGAAAAACCTATGTAGGCTTTAAAGAAGCTTTAGGGTATAAAGAATCTAGAGGAAATTATTTTACGGTGAATTCATTTGGTTACTTAGGAAAGTACCAATTTGGAAAAGAAACTTTAAAAATTATTGGGATTCATAATCCTGTACAGTTTTTAAAGAATCCAGAATTACAGGAAAAAGCATTTTTAGCAAATGCAGAACGTAATAAATGGATTTTACGTCGTGACATTAAAAATTATGTAGGCAAAAAAATTAATGGAGTTGTTATTACCGAGTCTGGTATATTAGCAGCCGCCCATTTATCGGGACCAGGAAGCGTTAAAAAGTACTTAAGAAGTGGTGGCGCAGTCGGGTTTTCTGATGCTTACGGAACAACAATTTCGTATTATATGAAGAAATTTTCTGGATATGATACGTCGTTTATTAAACCGAACAAAAAAGCTAAAGTGAATAAAGCTTAA
- a CDS encoding SAM-dependent methyltransferase codes for MNTSFGKLYLIPTTLGDNEPLEVLPLSVKKIIENTNVFIVENEKTARRFIKKICSNKSQASLELFALNKFTDASDLPSFLDPCLNGVNVGLLSEAGCPSVADPGSDVVKIAHLQNIQVVPLVGPSSILLALMSSGMNGQGFSFNGYLPIDKNERKHELKRLERLSFEQNLSQIFIETPYRNNKMLEDICNTLNKNTLVCVACDITLPTEFIRTKTVMEWTKNTEDLHKRPSIFIIHKS; via the coding sequence ATGAACACTTCTTTTGGAAAACTTTACCTTATACCTACAACTTTAGGCGACAACGAACCTTTAGAAGTTTTACCGCTTTCAGTAAAAAAAATTATAGAGAACACAAATGTGTTTATTGTTGAAAATGAAAAAACAGCGAGACGGTTTATAAAGAAAATATGTTCAAATAAATCGCAAGCTAGTTTAGAGCTATTTGCCTTGAATAAATTCACCGATGCTTCCGATTTACCAAGTTTTTTAGACCCCTGTTTAAACGGTGTTAATGTGGGCTTACTTTCCGAAGCCGGCTGCCCTAGCGTTGCCGACCCTGGTTCTGATGTTGTTAAAATTGCACATCTGCAAAACATACAAGTTGTACCGCTAGTTGGGCCTTCGTCTATTTTACTTGCCCTTATGAGTTCTGGAATGAATGGTCAAGGATTCTCGTTTAACGGGTACTTACCTATTGATAAAAATGAACGAAAACATGAATTAAAACGACTAGAACGTTTGTCTTTTGAACAAAATTTATCTCAGATATTTATTGAAACCCCGTACCGAAACAATAAAATGCTTGAAGATATTTGTAATACATTAAACAAAAACACCTTGGTTTGTGTGGCTTGCGATATTACGCTACCCACTGAATTTATACGAACAAAAACAGTAATGGAATGGACTAAAAACACTGAAGACCTTCATAAAAGGCCTTCAATATTTATAATCCATAAAAGTTAA